From Triticum urartu cultivar G1812 chromosome 2, Tu2.1, whole genome shotgun sequence, a single genomic window includes:
- the LOC125540051 gene encoding mediator of RNA polymerase II transcription subunit 7a-like gives MAMATSSAYPPPPPFYRLYKDFEQDPSSAPEPPPPIEGSYQLFGATYTTDVVLPSLEDQGVRQLYPKGPDIDFKKELRTLNRELQLHILELADILVERPSQYARRVEDISLIFKNLHHLLNSLRPHQARATLIHLLESQIQRRKQAIEDIKQRREEAQRLLGESLVIIEGSQQQVMTPM, from the exons ATGGCAATGGCGACGTCGTCGGCGTACCCTCCGCCTCCTCCGTTCTACCGGCTGTACAAGGACTTCGAGCAGGACCCCTCGTCTGCGCCGGAGCCTCCACCGCCGATCGAGGGGTCGTACCAGCTCTTTGGTGCTACCTACACA ACGGATGTGGTGCTGCCAAGTCTGGAGGATCAAGGTGTTCGCCAGCTTTACCCAAAGGGTCCAGATATCG ACTTCAAGAAGGAGCTAAGGACACTCAACAGAGAGCTTCAACTCCATATCTTGGAGCTAGCGGATATTTTAGTGGAGAGACCATCTCAGTATGCCCGCAGGGTTGAAGACATTTCACTCATTTTCAAGAACTTGCACCATCTTCTTAATTCCCTACGACCACACCAG gcaAGAGCAACATTGATTCACCTCCTTGAGAGCCAAATACAGCGTCGTAAGCAAGCGATTGAGGATATAAAACA gaggagagaggaggcacAAAGGCTGCTTGGGGAATCACTGGTTATTATTGAGGGGAGCCAGCAGCAGGTTATGACTCCAATGTGA
- the LOC125540049 gene encoding uncharacterized protein LOC125540049 has protein sequence MAFPSFTWPFRRRAGPSKPSAAEGKEEDAEALGVTPQLLDFLRTLSPDAFKSSALQLHQGASAEAAGELSDWQQRHAVLVLARAKELAKVRYDLCPRHMKDKQFWTIYFLLARTYILPYELRAIQKEKVRRMETENGKSKDVIAVEVEMQESKCSRESQTLPDDSEPQGS, from the exons ATGGCCTTCCCCTCTTTCACATGGCCTTTCCGCCGCCGAGCCGGCCCAAGCAAACCCTCCGCCGCGGaggggaaggaggaggacgcggaggcgCTCGGCGTGACGCCGCAGCTCCTCGACTTCCTCCGGACGCTCTCCCCCGACGCCTTCAAGTCGTCCGCCCTCCAGCTCCACCAAG GGGCCTCCGCGGAGGCGGCGGGAGAGCTCTCGGACTGGCAGCAGCGGCACGCCGTCCTCGTGCTCGCCAGAGCCAAG GAACTCGCTAAGGTCCGCTATGATCTGTGCCCACGCCACATGAAGGACAAGCAGTTCTGGACAATCTACTTCCTGCTCGCCAGGACCTACATCTTGCC GTACGAGTTACGTGCCATACAAAAAGAAAAGGTAAGAAGGATGGAGACAGAGAACGGAAAGTCAAAAGATGTGATTGCTGTTGAGGTGGAGATGCAGGAATCAAAATGCAGTAGAGAATCTCAAACGTTACCAGATGATTCAGAACCTCAGGGTTCATAG
- the LOC125540052 gene encoding 26S proteasome non-ATPase regulatory subunit 7 homolog A, with product MDVVKAAQLSGRTLEKVVVHPLVLLSIVDHYNRVARDTRKRVVGVLLGTSSRGVVDVTNSYAVPFEEDDKDPRIWFLDHNYHESMFSMFKRINAKEHVVGWYSTGPKLKENDLDVHALFTNYVPNPVLVIIDVQPKELGIPTKAYYAVEEVKENATQKSQKVFVHVPSEIAAHEVEEIGVEHLLRDVKDTTISTLATEVSSKLAALKGLDARLTEIRGYLDLVKRRPCNIFVLFFFQDVFNLLPNLNVNELIKAFAVKTNDMMLVIYLSSLIRSVIALHNLINNKMLNKEHEKAEDLKPAAVPTAAGS from the exons ATGGACGTGGTGAAGGCGGCGCAGCTGTCGGGGCGGACGCTGGAGAAGGTGGTGGTGCACCCGCTGGTGCTGCTCAGCATCGTCGACCACTACAACCGCGTCGCCCGCGACACCAGGAAGCGCGTCGTCGGCGTGCTCCTCGGCACCTCCTCCCGCGGCGTCGTCGACGTCACCAACTCCTACGCCG TGCCGTTTGAGGAGGATGACAAGGACCCGAGGATCTGGTTCCTCGACCATAATTACCATGAGTCTATGTTCTCCATGTTCAAGAGGATCAACG CCAAGGAGCATGTTGTTGGCTGGTACAGCACTGGTCCAAAACTAAAGGAGAACGACTTGGATGTTCATGCATTGTTTACCAA CTATGTTCCTAATCCTGTCCTGGTGATTATTGATGTTCAACCCAAGGAGTTGGGAATACCCACCAAAGCATATTATGCTGTAGAAGAGGTTAAAGAG AATGCTACTCAGAAAAGTCAGAAGGTGTTCGTCCACGTGCCATCAGAAATTGCAGCCCATGAAGTCGAGGAAATTG GAGTTGAGCACCTTCTGAGGGATGTGAAAGACACAACAATAAGCACACTTGCAACAGAG GTCAGCAGCAAGCTTGCAGCCCTGAAAGGACTCGATGCGAGGCTTACGGAGATCCGGGGTTATCTAGAtcttgtaaaacgacggcca TGTAATATATTTGTTCTGTTTTTTTTTCAGGATGTGTTTAATCTGCTCCCCAATCTCAACGTAAATGAGCTCATTAAAGCGTTTGCAG TGAAAACAAATGATATGATGCTGGTCATTTACCTGTCTTCTCTTATCCGGAGTGTCATTGCTCTCCACAATTTGATCAACAACAAG ATGCTAAACAAGGAACACGAGAAGGCCGAGGATTTGAAGCCAGCCGCCGTACCTACTGCAGCCGGGAGCTGA